Within Mustela lutreola isolate mMusLut2 chromosome 10, mMusLut2.pri, whole genome shotgun sequence, the genomic segment GCGTCTAACGGACCTTATTTGCTTGGCCAGGTAGGCGCCTGCTTCTGCTGGGTCTGGTGGCAGATCGGGACGCCCTTGCCACCCCCGGAGGAACCGCCGCCCCCGGAGGAGCCGCCGCCGCAGCcggagccgccgccgcccccaCCACTGGAGAAGCAGCCACCACCACCTCCGGAGGAGCCGCCGCCGCAGCTGGGGAAgcagccaccaccacccccagaggAGCCGCCGCCGCAGCTGCCTCCGGAGGATCCTCCTCCGTAGCTCTGCTGAGGCATGCACGAGCCCTGGGTGGTCTGCTGAGAGAAGTAGCCGGAGCCGCCGCCGGAAGagccgccgccgctgcagccTGAGCTGCCGCCGCCCCCAGAGGAGCCGCCGCCGCAGCCGGAACTGCCGCCGCCCCCGCAGCCGCCGCTGGAGGCGCTTCCGTAGCTCTGGCACTGGACCTCTTGGctggagccgccgccgccgccgccggagtAGCAGCCACTGCTGCAGCCggaggagccgccgccgccgccgcagctggAGAAGCAGCCACCGCCGCCCCCCGAGGAGCCACCCCCGCAGCCCGAGCCGCCACCTCCGGAGCTGGAGAAGCAGCCACTGCCACCCCCGGAGGAGCCACCACCCCCCGAGTACTTGACACTCCCACCGGAACCTCCTCCGCAGCCTCCGGagccgcctccgccgccgccgccgccggagtAGCCTCCGCAGCcagagctgctgctgccgccgccgtaGTACTTGACGCTCCCGCCGGAGCCGCCGCCGCAACCGCCcgagctgccgccgccgccgccgccgcaacCTCCGGAGCTGCCGCCGCCGCAACCgccggagccgccgccgccgcagccgccgaaGCCGCCACCGCTGCCGCAgccggagccgccgccgccgctagGGAATCCACACCCGCCGCcacctccgcctcctcctccgcCTGAGGTTTTCCCGCAGCCGACTGGGGGTAGAGGAGTGGGCTGCTTTTTCTGGTGAGACATCGTGTCTAAGGAGGAATGGAACCCTGGAAGGAGAGCAGAGAGCATCACTGGACCAGCCGTAAGAGGATGCTGCGGAGGAGGCAGCTGCATACATTCATGCAGCCCTGGAAACGCCCATCAACCTCAGAGCAGCACTGTCTGGGCCTGGTTTGAAGTCCCCTGTTGAGATCTGGGAGAACTCTCAGATGGGACTCTTATGATTAGTGCTTTCGGAAGAGTTGTACTCCCCCTCAGAAAGTCTTTACCAAGCTTTAAATAGGCCAATAGTGTTGCCCATTTCTTTCTCCCAGCTTGGCCTCTGGCATCTGCTGTGTGATTTGACAGCAAATGACCCACACTCCCTCATCCGTCCTCGACTtctataaagcacttctatagaCCACTTCATCTTTCAGGTCTCCATTCCCAATACGGATTCTCTGAATGCAAATAGAAATTAGCACAAACCTCCACCTAAGGTAGGGGATTTTATGCATCCCTGGCACAACGGAAGGGAGGTTTGTCTGAATGTCAGAGGTTTTTGCTCCCCATCCGACACGCTCTTAGTTCAGGGATGCCATGGTGGGTGGCTCATTCAactaagtgtcagactcttgatttcggctcaagtcatgatctcagggttagatTTAGCCCAGAGGCAGGCTCTTCcttcagcagcgagtctgcttaagatcctctctcctctctctctctctctctctctgcccctcctcgctaaaataaataaatctttaagggggGGGGGAAAGCGCTCTTATTTCAAATTCTTGGTCTGAGCCTAAGCATGATACCAGGGCTAGTTATCAGAAAAGGctaccccctcccacccctggtcCTGTCTGGACATAGGGGAAAAGACCCAGTGTTCCTTTGGACCAGCATCTCTGACCCGAAGATGTAGGCTTTGTTTACATCCAAGCTTGGTTGAGGTGACCATTACTAGTAGGAAGTTGTGTCCCAGCATCTCATACCATTTCTCTTTCAAAACATCTCTGAAAAACTGGTACCGGGTTCCTGTGGCTCCCCAAATCTCCCCCATCTGCAGCATTCTCTGAATTGCTCTCCCAGTTCTCCCTTACTCTTTGGAAGTAAGACTCAGCCTCTCCTCCTGACAGGTGCAAGAGGTCCATCCTGCCCATTCACGGGGGTAGTCTACAGAATGTCCATGTGTGCCCATCACTGCCTGGCTCTACTGGGATGCCAGAGAGACAGAACGTAGTCTTGCCTTTGTGGAATTCCCATTCTGGCCAGAAAACCAGAGATACCATCCGTGGAGCAGCAGCTCAGCCCCCAACTTCCAACCTGAATTACCTCTAAACATGAATGCAGTTGGAAAGGCAGAGATCCTATAGTTTCCAAAGAGAAGAGAGGCCTTACAGGTAGGTCTGTGCCCTGGTCCACCTAGCCTGA encodes:
- the LORICRIN gene encoding loricrin, whose product is MLSALLPGFHSSLDTMSHQKKQPTPLPPVGCGKTSGGGGGGGGGGGGGFGGCGGGGSGGCGGGSSGGCGGGGGGSSGGCGGYSGGGGGGGGSGGCGGGSGGSVKYSGGGGSSGGGSGCFSSSGGGGSGCGGGSSGGGGGCFSSCGGGGGSSGCSSGCYSGGGGGGSSQEVQCQSYGSASSGGCGGGGSSGCGGGSSGGGGSSGCSGGGSSGGGSGYFSQQTTQGSCMPQQSYGGGSSGGSCGGGSSGGGGGCFPSCGGGSSGGGGGCFSSGGGGGGSGCGGGSSGGGGSSGGGKGVPICHQTQQKQAPTWPSK